A portion of the Cryptomeria japonica chromosome 5, Sugi_1.0, whole genome shotgun sequence genome contains these proteins:
- the LOC131039628 gene encoding replication protein A 70 kDa DNA-binding subunit A-like, producing MAEQRGLELKNMLTNDSVLILALCNARVGYFNGKLINIIAATTLHINPPFPEAKPLTLRGKDPLLVAPFVPETIHIDGKYSRMTISSICERMSIKPETIQTTLLVVLRFVNVTDKSFYYAACPLIVNGRPCKKKCTQQADDSWFYHRCEMTMQDCNYSYLLLVKLQDATGTLWATAFDDVGIGLLHKTAKELCALENDATTIETPCSVIKRILSHHYLFTLLVSTDTYNSKSKMKVIVNKVSHVDFKAKCDALLAEIGRLSTQA from the coding sequence ATGGCAGAACAAAGAGGCCTAGAATTGAAAAACATGTTGACCAATGATAGTGTGCTTATCCTTGCTTTATGTAATGCTCGTGTTGGCTATTTCAATGGAAAGCTTATAAACATAATAGCTGCCacaacattacatatcaacccaCCTTTTCCAGAGGCAAAACCTCTAACATTAAGAGGAAAGGATCCTTTGCTTGTTGCACCCTTTGTTCCAgaaactatccacatagatggGAAATATAGTAGAATGACTATTTCTTCAATCTGTGAGAGGATGAGTATCAAACCAGAAACAATTCAGACTACTTTGTTGGTTGTTCTGCGTTTTGTAAACGTAACTGATAAAAGTTTCTATTACGCAGCTTGTCCACTAATAGTCAATGGAAGGCCTTGCAAAAAAAAATGTACACAGCAAGCTGATGATTCTTGGTTCTATCATAGATGTGAAATGACCATGCAAGACTGCAACTATAGTTACCTCTTGCTAGTAAAGTTACAAGATGCCACAGGTACTCTTTGGGCCACTGCATTTGATGACGTTGGTATTGGCTTGCTACACAAAACTGCAAAAGAGCTTTGTGCATTGGAAAATGATGCAACAACAATAGAAACACCTTGCTCAGTGATTAAGAGGATTCTCTCACATCACTATTTATTCACACTCTTGGTGTCCACTgacacatacaattctaaatcaaAGATGAAAGTCATAGTCAATAAAGTCTCTCATGTTGACTTCAAAGCTAAGTGTGATGCACTGCTTGCAGAAATTGGTCGCCTAAGTACACAGGCTTAG